In one Modestobacter sp. L9-4 genomic region, the following are encoded:
- the gltX gene encoding glutamate--tRNA ligase: MTAPVRTRFCPSPTGVVHVGVMRAALYNWAYARHTGGQFVVRIEDTDAARNTAESERHLLDCLRWLGLDWDEGPEVGGPHGPYRQSERSEVYRDVVARLLESGHAYESFSTNEEVDARRRAAGQDPKLGYDNADRTTTDAQRAAFLAEGREAVVRLRMPDTDLTWVDHVRGEVRFAAGAVPDFALVRGNGTPLYTLVNPVDDALMGITDVLRGEDLLSSTPRQLALYAALNDIGVASGTPRFGHLPLVMGEGNKKLSKRDPQSNFDVYRDRGFLPEGLVNYLALLGWSIADDRDVFSPAEMAAAFDVDSVNANSARFDLKKAEAINATHLRALPVEDFLTRVTPFLTGAGLLADPPTAEQDRVLTAIAPLAQERMIVLSDAVGLLGFLFTEDVEIDPAAADRQLGAGAGEVLDAATAALTALPEWTTAAIETALKDALVEGLGRKPRQAFGPVRVAVSGRTVSPPLYESMELLGRERTLARLAAARTAATG; this comes from the coding sequence GTGACCGCCCCCGTGCGCACCCGCTTCTGCCCGTCCCCGACCGGCGTCGTCCACGTCGGCGTCATGCGGGCCGCGCTCTACAACTGGGCCTACGCCCGGCACACGGGTGGTCAGTTCGTCGTCCGGATCGAGGACACCGACGCGGCCCGCAACACCGCGGAGTCCGAGCGGCACCTGCTCGACTGCCTGCGCTGGCTCGGGCTGGACTGGGACGAGGGCCCCGAGGTCGGCGGCCCGCACGGGCCCTACCGGCAGTCCGAGCGCAGCGAGGTCTACCGCGACGTCGTGGCGAGGCTGCTGGAGTCCGGGCACGCCTACGAGTCCTTCTCCACCAACGAGGAGGTCGACGCCCGCCGTCGCGCCGCCGGGCAGGACCCCAAGCTCGGCTACGACAACGCCGACCGGACGACGACCGACGCCCAGCGCGCCGCGTTCCTGGCCGAGGGCCGGGAGGCCGTCGTCCGGCTGCGGATGCCCGACACCGACCTGACCTGGGTCGACCACGTGCGCGGCGAGGTCCGCTTCGCCGCCGGCGCGGTGCCGGACTTCGCCCTCGTGCGGGGCAACGGGACGCCGCTGTACACGCTGGTCAACCCGGTCGACGACGCGCTGATGGGGATCACCGACGTGCTGCGCGGGGAGGACCTGCTGTCCTCCACCCCCCGCCAGCTCGCCCTGTACGCCGCTCTCAACGACATCGGGGTCGCCAGCGGGACGCCGCGCTTCGGGCACCTGCCCCTGGTCATGGGGGAGGGCAACAAGAAGCTGTCCAAGCGCGACCCGCAGTCGAACTTCGACGTCTACCGGGACCGCGGCTTCCTCCCCGAGGGCCTGGTCAACTACCTGGCCCTGCTGGGCTGGTCGATCGCCGACGACCGCGACGTGTTCTCACCGGCCGAGATGGCCGCCGCCTTCGACGTGGACAGCGTCAACGCCAACTCCGCCCGCTTCGACCTGAAGAAGGCCGAGGCGATCAACGCCACGCACCTGCGGGCGCTGCCGGTCGAGGACTTCCTCACCCGGGTCACGCCCTTCCTGACCGGGGCCGGGCTGCTCGCCGACCCGCCCACGGCCGAGCAGGACCGGGTGCTGACGGCGATCGCGCCGCTGGCCCAGGAGCGGATGATCGTGCTCTCCGACGCGGTCGGGCTGCTGGGCTTCCTGTTCACCGAGGACGTCGAGATCGACCCCGCGGCCGCCGACAGGCAGCTGGGCGCGGGTGCCGGGGAGGTCCTCGACGCCGCCACGGCCGCGCTGACGGCGCTGCCGGAGTGGACCACCGCAGCGATCGAGACCGCGCTCAAGGACGCCCTCGTCGAGGGGCTGGGGCGCAAGCCGCGGCAGGCCTTCGGGCCGGTGCGGGTGGCGGTCAGCGGCCGCACGGTCTCCCCGCCGCTGTACGAGTCCATGGAGCTGCTGGGCCGGGAGCGCACGCTCGCCCGGTTGGCGGCCGCCCGCACCGCCGCGACCGGATGA
- a CDS encoding fumarylacetoacetate hydrolase family protein codes for MRIVRFAHPAGMSFGVLDGDGQVAQIEGHPFGQISFTGQRFAAADVRLLSPILPSKVVCVGKNYADHVQEMNTGEAPKEPLVFLKPSTSVIGPGDAIRIPAGSTNVHHEVELAVVIGARGARQVSPEQAMGSVFGYTIGNDVTERDMQRSDGQWTRAKGFDSFCPLGPWIETDLAGVGKDPADLAVTCTVDGELRQSGRTSQLLFSVPTIISYISQVMTLLPGDVVLTGTPAGVGPIRPGQRVECSIEGLGTLTSSVAGADPTSTAGTR; via the coding sequence GTGCGCATCGTCCGCTTCGCCCACCCAGCCGGCATGTCCTTCGGGGTCCTCGACGGGGACGGCCAGGTCGCCCAGATCGAGGGCCACCCCTTCGGCCAGATCTCCTTCACCGGGCAGCGGTTCGCCGCCGCCGACGTCCGGCTGCTCTCCCCGATCCTCCCCAGCAAGGTCGTGTGCGTGGGGAAGAACTACGCCGACCACGTGCAGGAGATGAACACCGGCGAGGCGCCGAAGGAGCCGCTCGTCTTCCTCAAGCCCTCCACCTCGGTGATCGGCCCCGGTGACGCGATCCGCATCCCGGCCGGCAGCACCAACGTCCACCACGAGGTCGAGCTGGCCGTCGTCATCGGTGCCCGGGGTGCGCGCCAGGTGAGCCCGGAGCAGGCCATGGGCAGCGTGTTCGGCTACACGATCGGCAACGACGTCACCGAGCGGGACATGCAGCGCAGCGACGGGCAGTGGACCCGGGCCAAGGGCTTCGACTCCTTCTGCCCGCTGGGCCCCTGGATCGAGACCGACCTGGCCGGGGTCGGCAAGGACCCCGCCGACCTGGCGGTCACCTGCACCGTGGACGGCGAGCTGCGCCAGTCCGGGCGCACCAGCCAGCTGCTGTTCTCGGTCCCGACGATCATCAGCTACATCTCCCAGGTCATGACCCTGCTGCCCGGCGACGTGGTGCTCACCGGCACCCCGGCCGGCGTCGGCCCGATCCGCCCCGGCCAGCGCGTCGAGTGCTCGATCGAGGGCCTGGGCACGCTGACCAGCTCCGTCGCCGGCGCCGACCCGACCTCCACGGCCGGCACCCGGTGA
- a CDS encoding VOC family protein, translating into MAARITAVTVNSPRPAQLAAWWAEVLGFEVVETAEDGCTEIGPPGQGAKGPVPTVAFVPVPGPTPGRRRLHLDLNATDRSQAEELDRLLALGATPVDVGQGPLTEQMTWHVLADPEGNEFCLLASTVDPLSGGAPRT; encoded by the coding sequence ATGGCCGCCCGGATCACCGCGGTCACCGTGAACAGCCCGCGACCGGCGCAGCTGGCCGCCTGGTGGGCGGAGGTGCTCGGCTTCGAGGTGGTCGAGACCGCCGAGGACGGCTGCACCGAGATCGGCCCGCCCGGCCAGGGTGCGAAGGGCCCGGTGCCGACGGTCGCCTTCGTCCCGGTGCCCGGACCGACGCCGGGGCGGCGCCGGCTGCACCTGGACCTCAACGCCACCGACCGGTCGCAGGCCGAGGAGCTCGACCGGCTGCTCGCCCTGGGCGCCACCCCCGTCGACGTGGGTCAGGGCCCGCTGACCGAGCAGATGACCTGGCACGTGCTGGCCGATCCCGAGGGCAACGAGTTCTGCCTGCTGGCCAGCACGGTCGACCCGCTCAGCGGTGGCGCACCGCGTACGTGA
- the cimA gene encoding citramalate synthase — MADQPAPTVDVTDFHVFDTTLRDGAQREGVSYSVADKLAVARLLDEIGVGFIEGGWPGALPKDTEFFARARTELQLRNAQLVAFGATRKAGVAVAEDPQVQALLDAQTPVVCLVAKSDVRHVREALRTTPEENLAMVTDTVAHLVAHGRRVFVDCEHFFDGHAADPDYGVAVLEAAFAAGAEVGVMCDTNGGMLPMGLGRVVAEVRARTTGKLGIHCQDDTGCAVANTLAAVEAGVTHVQGTANGYGERAGNADTFALIGNLVTKMGLPVVPADCLPELKRVSHAIAELANIAPDDHQPFVGASAFAHKAGLHASAIKVDPELYNHLDPAVVGNDMRILVTEMAGRASVELKGRELGVDVTGQGEAIGRVVDRVKVLESEGWSFEAADASFELLLRAQLPDAPAPLFTLESWRASVEHAATGDVVSEATVKVHLPNPDGTSERVISTAEGNGPVNALDNALRQALVGRHPHLAGVSLADYKVRILGWKGGTSATTRVLVDTTDGAGEWTTVGVHDNIVEASWRALVDALTYAVRHR; from the coding sequence GTGGCCGACCAGCCCGCCCCGACCGTCGACGTGACCGACTTCCACGTCTTCGACACCACCCTGCGCGACGGCGCCCAGCGCGAGGGCGTCAGCTACTCCGTGGCCGACAAGCTCGCCGTCGCCCGGTTGCTCGACGAGATCGGCGTGGGCTTCATCGAGGGCGGCTGGCCCGGTGCGCTGCCCAAGGACACCGAGTTCTTCGCCCGCGCCCGCACCGAGCTGCAGCTGCGGAACGCCCAGCTGGTCGCCTTCGGTGCCACTCGCAAGGCCGGGGTGGCGGTGGCCGAGGACCCGCAGGTGCAGGCACTGCTGGACGCGCAGACGCCGGTCGTGTGCCTGGTCGCGAAGTCCGACGTCCGGCACGTGCGCGAGGCGCTGCGCACCACACCGGAGGAGAACCTGGCGATGGTCACCGACACCGTCGCCCACCTCGTGGCACACGGACGGCGGGTGTTCGTCGACTGCGAGCACTTCTTCGACGGGCACGCCGCCGACCCCGACTACGGCGTGGCCGTGCTCGAGGCCGCGTTCGCCGCCGGTGCCGAGGTGGGCGTCATGTGCGACACCAACGGCGGCATGCTGCCCATGGGCCTGGGCCGGGTGGTCGCCGAGGTGCGCGCACGCACCACCGGGAAGCTCGGCATCCACTGCCAGGACGACACCGGCTGCGCGGTGGCCAACACCCTGGCCGCGGTCGAGGCCGGCGTCACGCACGTCCAGGGCACCGCCAACGGCTACGGCGAGCGGGCCGGCAACGCCGACACCTTCGCGCTCATCGGCAACCTGGTCACCAAGATGGGCCTCCCGGTCGTGCCCGCCGACTGCCTGCCCGAGCTCAAGCGGGTCAGCCACGCCATCGCCGAGCTCGCCAACATCGCCCCCGACGACCACCAGCCCTTCGTGGGCGCCTCGGCGTTCGCGCACAAGGCGGGGCTGCACGCCAGCGCCATCAAGGTCGACCCCGAGCTCTACAACCACCTCGACCCCGCGGTCGTCGGCAACGACATGCGCATCCTGGTCACCGAGATGGCCGGCCGGGCCTCGGTCGAGCTCAAGGGCCGCGAGCTCGGCGTCGACGTGACCGGCCAGGGTGAGGCGATCGGCCGCGTCGTCGACCGGGTGAAGGTGCTGGAGTCCGAGGGCTGGTCCTTCGAGGCCGCCGACGCCTCCTTCGAGCTGCTGCTGCGCGCCCAGCTGCCGGACGCGCCCGCGCCGCTGTTCACCCTGGAGAGCTGGCGCGCGTCGGTCGAGCACGCGGCCACCGGCGACGTGGTCAGCGAGGCCACCGTCAAGGTGCACCTGCCCAACCCCGACGGCACCAGCGAGCGGGTGATCAGCACCGCGGAGGGCAACGGCCCGGTCAACGCCCTGGACAACGCGCTCCGGCAGGCGCTGGTGGGCCGCCACCCGCACCTGGCCGGGGTCTCCCTCGCCGACTACAAGGTGCGCATCCTGGGCTGGAAGGGCGGCACCAGCGCCACCACCCGGGTGCTGGTCGACACCACCGACGGTGCGGGGGAGTGGACCACGGTCGGGGTGCACGACAACATCGTCGAGGCGTCCTGGCGGGCCCTGGTCGACGCGCTCACGTACGCGGTGCGCCACCGCTGA
- a CDS encoding 3-isopropylmalate dehydrogenase, producing the protein MRLAVVPGDGIGPEVVAEGLKVLGAVAPDIDATHYDLGAARWQRTGELLPDSVLEELRGHDAILLGAVGDPSVPSGILERGLLLKLRFELDHHVNLRPARLFDGVRSPLATPGEIDMLCIREGTEGPYVGNGGVLRRDTPHEVATEVSLNTAFGVERVVRYAFERALARPRRHLTLIHKTNVLTHAGSLWSRTVEELSTEFPEVTVAYSHVDAAAMYFITDPGRFDVIVTDNLFGDIVTDVAAAVTGGIGLAASGNLDVSGTNPSMFEPVHGSAPDIAGTGVADPTATVLSVGLLLEHLGRPELAKKVNAAVAFDLSTRDPGAPLRTTEVGDRLAALAG; encoded by the coding sequence ATGCGCCTGGCAGTGGTCCCTGGAGACGGCATCGGTCCCGAGGTGGTGGCCGAGGGCCTCAAGGTCCTGGGCGCGGTCGCGCCGGACATCGACGCCACCCACTACGACCTCGGAGCGGCCCGGTGGCAGCGCACCGGTGAGCTGCTCCCCGACTCGGTCCTGGAGGAGCTGCGCGGCCACGACGCGATCCTGCTGGGCGCGGTGGGCGACCCCTCGGTGCCCAGCGGCATCCTCGAGCGCGGCCTGCTGCTCAAGCTCCGGTTCGAGCTGGACCACCACGTGAACCTGCGCCCGGCGCGGCTGTTCGACGGGGTGCGCAGCCCGCTCGCCACGCCCGGTGAGATCGACATGCTGTGCATCCGCGAGGGCACCGAGGGCCCCTACGTCGGCAACGGCGGGGTGCTGCGGCGCGACACCCCGCACGAGGTGGCCACCGAGGTCAGCCTCAACACCGCCTTCGGCGTCGAGCGGGTCGTGCGGTACGCCTTCGAGCGCGCGCTGGCCCGTCCCCGCCGGCACCTGACGCTGATCCACAAGACCAACGTGCTCACCCACGCCGGGTCGCTGTGGTCGCGCACGGTGGAGGAGCTGTCGACGGAGTTCCCCGAGGTGACGGTGGCCTACTCCCACGTCGACGCCGCGGCCATGTACTTCATCACCGACCCGGGCCGGTTCGACGTCATCGTCACCGACAACCTCTTCGGCGACATCGTCACCGACGTGGCCGCCGCGGTGACCGGCGGCATCGGCCTGGCCGCCAGCGGGAACCTCGACGTCTCGGGCACCAACCCGAGCATGTTCGAGCCCGTGCACGGCTCCGCCCCCGACATCGCCGGCACCGGTGTCGCCGACCCGACGGCCACCGTGCTCTCGGTCGGCCTGCTGCTGGAGCACCTGGGCCGCCCGGAGCTGGCCAAGAAGGTCAACGCCGCGGTCGCCTTCGACCTGTCCACGCGTGACCCCGGTGCGCCGCTGCGCACGACCGAGGTCGGCGACCGGCTCGCCGCCCTCGCCGGCTGA